In Camelina sativa cultivar DH55 chromosome 16, Cs, whole genome shotgun sequence, a single window of DNA contains:
- the LOC104749391 gene encoding protein YIF1B-like, with the protein MYNNMGPQPGMPMHQGIPQPGMPMHPAIPQPSPFGNPFSGPGSGLIRSGLGAYGEKIFGSSSEYVQSNISRYFSDPQYYFQVNDQYVRNKLKIVLFPFLHRGKWFPSASSMRRXEPVGGRLSYKPPIYDINAPDLYIPLMAFGTYVVLAGLSLGLYGKFSPEALNWLFVKGMVGWFLQVMLLKISLLSLGSGEAPLLDIVAYAGYTFTGLCLAVLGKIIWGYSYYVLIPWTCLCTGVFLVKTMKRVLFAEARSYDSSRHHYLLIFVALAQFPLLIWLGNISMNWLF; encoded by the exons ATGTATAATAACATGGGACCTCAGCCTGGGATGCCAATGCATCAGGGAATTCCTCAGCCTGGGATGCCAATGCATCCGGCTATTCCTCAGCCTAGCCCCTTTGGTAATCCTTTCTCTGGACCTGGCTCTGGACTTATCAGGAGTGGTTTGGGTGCTTATGGGGAGAAGATTTTCGGATCGAGCTCTGAGTATGTGCAGAGCAAC ATAAGTCGTTACTTCTCCGATCCCCAATACTATTTTCAAGTGAATGACCAATATGTGAGGAACAAGTTGAAGATTGTTCTATTTCCATTCCTTCACAGGG GTAAATGGTTTCCTTCAGCATCAAGCATGCGCAGGNCAGAACCAGTTGGGGGAAGACTTTCATACAAGCCTCCGATATACGATATAAATGCACCAGACTTATACATTCCGCTTATGGCATTTGGAACCTACGTTGTTCTTGCTGGTTTGTCACTAGGACTCTATGGGAA GTTTTCTCCAGAAGCTCTGAATTGGCTTTTTGTGAAAGGAATGGTTGGCTGGTTTTTGCAAGTCATGCTGCTGAAGATATCATTGCTTTCACTGGGTAGCGGAGAAGCACCCCTCTTGGATATTGTGGCATATGCAGGCTATACTTTCACAGGCCTTTGTCTAGCTGTTCTTGGCAAGATAATCTGGGGATATTCTTACTATGTTTTGATTCCATGGACCTGCTTATGCACCGGGGTGTTCTTAGTAAAGACAATGAAGCGAGTTCTCTTTGCGGAAGCTAGGAGTTATGACTCAAGCAGGCATCACTACCTCTTGATCTTTGTAGCTTTAGCCCAGTTCCCTCTTTTGATCTGGCTTGGTAACATTAGTATGAATTGGCTCTTTTGA
- the LOC104749394 gene encoding uncharacterized protein LOC104749394 yields the protein MEVPSSEELLQFLSSCLTQIKWRIKTASKRRLELDVLALCTGMRPVVMIDYGGKMPELQDRLLSLLELVQEGLPVFKDLKVMVIEDMIYLINVRRLPKFVSSSLNSEPELFFVDLEQDPPKMVKQSKESNLGMQLRLIQKLFSSTFPLDDSNTDTITALDEANSSQSSLFIDLSCCLHDTKVTIPTLNGWLLDYPVVYLFGTDHIEEAIYNLSTKSLRIYKVLVCRNGTTEKDSQFEELTSFSVPYDLSTEGCKEVWAETFLERMSSRWEECKHIWRSLDLQVSECYPQAIVL from the exons ATGGAGGTTCCAAGCTCCGAGGAACTGCTTCAGTTTCTGAGCTCTTGTCTCACTCAGATCAAATGGCGAATCAAGACCGCTTCCAAACGCCGCCTCGAACTAG ATGTTCTGGCATTGTGCACGGGAATGAGACCAGTTGTGATGATTGACTATGGTGGAAAGATGCCTGAGCTACAGGATCGCTTGCTTTCCCTTCTTGAGCTTGTTCAAGAG GGTTTACCTGTTTTCAAAGATCTGAAGGTTATGGTTATTGAGGATATGATTTACCTGATAAATGTAAGAAGACTACCCAAGTTTGTAAGTTCCAGCTTGAATTCAGAACCCGAATTGTTCTTTGTCGACTTGGAACAAGATCCTCCAAAG ATGGTAAAACAAAGCAAGGAAAGCAATCTAGGGATGCAGCTTAGATTGATTCAGAAGCTATTCTCTTCTACGTTTCCTTTAGATGACAGCAATACTGATACCATCACAGCACTTGATGAGGCCAACTCTTCTCAGTCTTCTTTATTCATTGATCTTAGTTGTTGTTTACATGACACTAAAGTTACAATCCCAACCTTAAACGG ATGGCTGCTGGACTATCCTGTTGTGTATCTATTCGGCACAGATCACATAGAAGAAGCAATCTATAACCTATCCACCAAATCCCTCCGCATATACAAAGTTCTAGTATGCAG GAACGGGACCACCGAGAAGGACTCTCAGTTTGAAGAGCTAACAAG TTTTTCGGTGCCATATGATCTGAGTACGGAAGGTTGCAAGGAAGTGTGGGCTGAAACATTTCTGGAGAGGATGAGTTCGAGGTGGGAAGAATGCAAACACATTTGGAGATCATTGGATTTGCAAGTTTCTGAATGTTATCCTCAAGCAATTGTTCTTTAA
- the LOC104749392 gene encoding probable fructokinase-4 produces the protein MAASNGEKSLIVSFGEMLIDFVPTVSGVSLAEAPGFIKAPGGAPANVAIAISRLGGRAAFVGKLGDDEFGHMLAGILKQNGVAAEGINFDTGARTALAFVTLRSDGEREFMFYRNPSADMLLRPDELNLDLIRSAKVFHYGSISLIVEPCRSAHLKAMEVAKEAGALLSYDPNLRLPLWPSKEEAQKQILSIWDKAEVIKVSDEELMFLTGSDKVDDETALSLWHSNLKLLLVTLGDKGCRYYTKSFRGSVDPFHVNAVDTTGAGDAYVGALLCKIVDDRAVLEDEPRLREVLRFANACGAITTTKKGAIPALPTEAEVQSLLKGN, from the exons ATGGCTGCTTCCAATGGTGAGAAAAGCTTGATCGTGAGCTTCGGTGAAATGCTCATTGATTTTGTCCCAACCGTCTCCGGCGTATCCCTCGCCGAGGCTCCTGGCTTCATCAAAGCCCCTGGTGGTGCACCTGCCAACGTTGCCATCGCCATTTCCCGTCTCGGCGGTCGTGCTGCTTTCGTCGGAAAGCTAGGTGACGACGAGTTCGGTCACATGCTTGCCGGAATCTTGAAACAGAACGGCGTCGCTGCCGAAGGTATCAACTTCGACACCGGAGCCAGGACTGCACTCGCTTTCGTGACGCTAAGATCTGACGGAGAACGTGAGTTCATGTTCTACCGGAACCCTAGTGCTGATATGCTCCTCCGCCCCGACGAGCTCAATCTTGATCTCATCAGATCT GCTAAGGTGTTCCACTATGGATCAATAAGTTTGATCGTTGAGCCATGTAGATCTGCTCACCTGAAGGCCATGGAGGTGGCTAAAGAAGCTGGTGCGTTGCTCTCTTATGATCCCAACTTGAGGCTTCCTTTGTGGCCTTCGAAGGAGGAGGCTCAGAAGCAGATTCTTAGCATCTGGGACAAAGCTGAAGTGATCAAAGTCAGCGATGAAGAGCTTATGTTTTTGACTGGATCTGATAAGGTTGATGATGAGACTGCTTTGTCTCTGTGGCACTCTAATTTGAAACTTCTCTTGGTTACTCTAGGTGACAAGGGTTGTAGATACTACACCAAG AGCTTCCGTGGATCTGTTGATCCTTTCCATGTGAACGCAGTGGATACAACTGGTGCTGGTGATGCATATGTTGGTGCCTTGCTTTGCAAGATCGTTGATGACCGTGCTGTGCTCGAG GACGAACCTCGTTTGAGAGAAGTGCTAAGGTTTGCAAATGCTTGCGGAGCCATCACTACAACAAAGAAAGGAGCAATACCTGCTCTCCCTACAGAGGCTGAAGTTCAGAGCCTCCTGAAAGGAAACTGA
- the LOC104749395 gene encoding protein FAR1-RELATED SEQUENCE 5-like: protein MNVDFRIDNGVAAGMMMGIPVELEVTTTVENHNEMGESSGQAMIEQDDDDDDNHNEMGDNSGQGQAMLEQDEKVNPDSLPLAVADMADNQGDEPYVGQEFESEAAAHGFYNAYATKVGFVIRVSKLSRSRHDGSPIGRQLVCNKEGYRLPSKRDKVIRQRAETRVGCRAMILIRKENSGKWVITKFVKEHNHPLMPGRVRRGCIYDQYPNEHDKIQELMQQLAAEKKRAATYKRHLEMLFEQIEQHNERLSKRIQHIVDNVRNLEQRDHQQNHQV from the exons ATGAACG TGGACTTCAGGATTGACAATGGTGTAGCTGCTGGGATGATGATGGGGATTCCTGTTGAGCTTGAGGTTACTACCACggttgagaatcataatgagaTGGGTGAAAGCTCTGGTCAAGCAATGATTgagcaagatgatgatgatgatgacaaccATAATGAAATGGGTGACAATTCTGGTCAAGGTCAAGCAATGCTTGAGCAAGATGAGAAGGTGAATCCTGATTCTCTTCCTCTGGCAGTTGCAGATATGGCAGATAATCAAGGGGATGAGCCTTATGTTGGGCAGGAGTTCGAATCTGAAGCTGCTGCTCATGGGTTTTATAATGCGTATGCTACAAAAGTAGGATTCGTCATCCGTGTTAGTAAACTGTCACGGTCAAGGCATGATGGATCTCCCATAGGGAGGCAACTTGTTTGTAACAAGGAAGGCTACAG GTTGCCTAGCAAGCGGGATAAGGTTATTAGACAAAGAGCGGAAACAAGAGTTGGATGTAGAGCGATGATCttgattagaaaagaaaactctgGTAAATGGGTTATCACTAAGTTTGTCAAGGAGCATAATCATCCTTTGATGCCTGGGAGAGTTCGAAGAGGTTGCATTTATGATCAATATCCG AATGAACACGACAAAATCCAGGAATTGATGCAGCAGCTAGCTGCAGAGAAAAAGAGAGCGGCTACATACAAAAGGCATCTGGAGATGCTATTTGAACAGATCGAACAGCACAACGAACGCCTTTCTAAGAGAATCCAACACATAGTAGACAATGTGAGGAATCTGGAACAGAGAGATCATCAACAGAACCACCAAGTATAG
- the LOC104749397 gene encoding non-specific lipid-transfer protein 2G-like, with protein MKIIPLTSIALVLVLTSFPDPTRAYCKEALRLCMETITNRASATWSKCCDRLTTPGPCMCKYIKDPAQKKDARRLAGSCGRSMPITDQSLKKHYKCG; from the coding sequence ATGAAGATCATCCCATTGACGTCCATCGCCTTGGTCCTAGTCTTGACATCATTCCCAGATCCGACGCGCGCTTATTGCAAAGAAGCACTTCGTTTATGCATGGAAACCATCACGAATCGTGCTAGCGCCACGTGGAGTAAATGTTGTGATAGACTGACAACGCCAGGACCATGTATGTGTAAGTACATTAAAGACCCTGCGCAAAAGAAAGATGCTCGCCGCCTTGCGGGTTCTTGTGGGCGCTCTATGCCTATTACTGATCAATCTCTCAAGAAGCATTACAAGTGTGGCTAA
- the LOC104749398 gene encoding uncharacterized protein LOC104749398 isoform X1 yields the protein MEETRRPFLLPSFRSLPTRHRSKLLQHMQGYGRRGTGFFNSGNPKKQIRDLQKVIDLLNKSIEDHAKDEKYYLDMAADTSRELEALGKSVLESTKMFLLSAKDRARLGIRYHAGWMMVLRYEVEYVQRLLKKQIEALQDAEFFTAQKTRRRLSCFCSFNFSISFFI from the exons ATGGAGGAGACAAGAAGACCTTTTCTTCTACCTTCTTTCCGATCACTCCCAACCAGGCACAGATCTAAATTGCTGCAGCATATGCAAGG TTATGGTCGGAGAGGAACGGGTTTCTTCAACTCGGGCAATCCCAAGAAGCAGATTAGAGATCTTCAAAAAGTTATAGACTTATTAAACAAG TCGATTGAAGATCATGCGAAAGATGAGAAATACTACCTGGACATGGCTGCAGACACATCCAGAGAGCTTGAGGCACTTGGCAAATCCGTGTTGGAATCCACAAAAATGT TTCTTTTGTCAGCTAAGGACAGAGCTCGTCTTGGTATTAGATACCATGCCGGTTGGATGATGGTTCTTCGATATGAA GTGGAGTACGTCCAAAGACTCCTTAAAAAACAGATTGAAGCACTGCAGGATGCAGAGTTTTTCACCGCCCAAAAGACTAGAAGAAGgctatcttgtttttgttcttttaacttttcaatctctttttttatataa
- the LOC104749398 gene encoding uncharacterized protein LOC104749398 isoform X3, producing the protein MEETRRPFLLPSFRSLPTSYGRRGTGFFNSGNPKKQIRDLQKVIDLLNKSIEDHAKDEKYYLDMAADTSRELEALGKSVLESTKMFLLSAKDRARLGIRYHAGWMMVLRYEVEYVQRLLKKQIEALQDAEFFTAQKTRRRLSCFCSFNFSISFFI; encoded by the exons ATGGAGGAGACAAGAAGACCTTTTCTTCTACCTTCTTTCCGATCACTCCCAACCAG TTATGGTCGGAGAGGAACGGGTTTCTTCAACTCGGGCAATCCCAAGAAGCAGATTAGAGATCTTCAAAAAGTTATAGACTTATTAAACAAG TCGATTGAAGATCATGCGAAAGATGAGAAATACTACCTGGACATGGCTGCAGACACATCCAGAGAGCTTGAGGCACTTGGCAAATCCGTGTTGGAATCCACAAAAATGT TTCTTTTGTCAGCTAAGGACAGAGCTCGTCTTGGTATTAGATACCATGCCGGTTGGATGATGGTTCTTCGATATGAA GTGGAGTACGTCCAAAGACTCCTTAAAAAACAGATTGAAGCACTGCAGGATGCAGAGTTTTTCACCGCCCAAAAGACTAGAAGAAGgctatcttgtttttgttcttttaacttttcaatctctttttttatataa
- the LOC104749398 gene encoding uncharacterized protein LOC104749398 isoform X2: protein MEETRRPFLLPSFRSLPTRHRSKLLQHMQGYGRRGTGFFNSGNPKKQIRDLQKVIDLLNKSIEDHAKDEKYYLDMAADTSRELEALGKSVLESTKMSKDRARLGIRYHAGWMMVLRYEVEYVQRLLKKQIEALQDAEFFTAQKTRRRLSCFCSFNFSISFFI from the exons ATGGAGGAGACAAGAAGACCTTTTCTTCTACCTTCTTTCCGATCACTCCCAACCAGGCACAGATCTAAATTGCTGCAGCATATGCAAGG TTATGGTCGGAGAGGAACGGGTTTCTTCAACTCGGGCAATCCCAAGAAGCAGATTAGAGATCTTCAAAAAGTTATAGACTTATTAAACAAG TCGATTGAAGATCATGCGAAAGATGAGAAATACTACCTGGACATGGCTGCAGACACATCCAGAGAGCTTGAGGCACTTGGCAAATCCGTGTTGGAATCCACAAAAATGT CTAAGGACAGAGCTCGTCTTGGTATTAGATACCATGCCGGTTGGATGATGGTTCTTCGATATGAA GTGGAGTACGTCCAAAGACTCCTTAAAAAACAGATTGAAGCACTGCAGGATGCAGAGTTTTTCACCGCCCAAAAGACTAGAAGAAGgctatcttgtttttgttcttttaacttttcaatctctttttttatataa
- the LOC104749399 gene encoding F-box/LRR-repeat protein At3g59200-like, with product MDLISNLPNPLISHILSYLPTKEAASTSVLSKKWRYLFAFVTNLDFDDSDYENDVGRSDAEISTSFMGFVDRVLALQGNLTVNRFSLDCSNFDIDLDRVTGWILNVLGRGVSDLDLSLLEYTLPCEIFVSKTLVKLKLGPGEDLCLTIDRKDVFLPKLKTLYLDSVVVEERGFGFVKLLSGCPVLEELVLMNIGWEYWKFCTVSLKSLKTLTFFREEEYTDENPKSVSFVTPNLVYLEYSDAVAGQYPKVNFSSLVEAHIGLRLTDDQSADANVSEDDYFPEDDEGRQMTVNATDFFKGISSVQILYLSAKAIEVLTFCCEPIPVFNNLIQLTIESHSEVGWDSLPGLLKNCPNLETLVLKRLIHKYNKACGNVCCCKRPKHPSCLSSSPVKVLKIFLFDDNDEEDGSEILQIRYFLEKMPRLEQLIVYYNTSYDPAVLNLSKKLQKVPKVASPKCKIQVVSENLSLTCTVPSFLTTKWSALPPEEEHRWPESPPPTEIKDPMLMYCSSPEDEDYWFN from the exons atggatTTGATCAGCAATCTACCAAACCCTCTAATCTCCCACATCTTGTCCTACCTTCCAACGAAAGAAGCAGCTTCAACATCTGTTCTCTCGAAGAAATGGCGTTACTTGTTCGCGTTTGTAACAAATCTTGATTTTGATGACTCCGACTATGAGAACGATGTAGGAAGAAGCGATGCTGAAATCAGTACAAGTTTTATGGGGTTTGTGGACAGAGTGTTGGCTTTGCAAGGGAATCTTACCGTGAACAGATTCTCTCTAGACTGTAGTAATTTTGATATTGATCTTGATCGTGTCACTGGTTGGATATTAAATGTGTTGGGACGCGGTGTATCAGATCTTGATCTAAGCCTCTTGGAGTATACCTTGCCTTGCGAGATCTTTGTGAGTAAGACGCTGGTTAAGCTGAAATTAGGACCAGGAGAGGATCTCTGTCTCACCATTGATAGGAAAgatgtttttcttccaaagcTTAAGACTCTCTATCTTGATTCTGTTGTGGTTGAAGAGCGTGGTTTTGGGTTTGTTAAGCTTCTCTCTGGCTGTCCTGTGCTCGAGGAACTAGTTCTGATGAATATAGGGTGGGAGTATTGGAAGTTTTGCACTGTgtctctcaaatctctcaagacGCTGACGTTTTTCCGTGAGGAGGAGTACACTGATGAGAATCCAAAGAGCGTGTCGTTTGTTACTCCAAATCTTGTTTACCTAGAGTACTCTGACGCTGTTGCGGGACAGTATCCTAAAGTGAACTTTAGTTCGCTTGTTGAAGCTCATATCGGTCTTCGACTGACTGATGATCAGAGTGCAGATGCAAACGTTTCAGAAGACGACTATTTCCCGGAAGATGATGAGGGAAGACAGATGACCGTTAATGCAACAGATTTTTTCAAGGGAATTAGCAGTGTTCAGATCCTTTACTTATCTGCCAAAGCTATTGAG GTACTTACTTTCTGCTGTGAGCCAATCCCGGTATTCAACAACCTGATTCAGTTAACGATTGAGAGTCACTCGGAAGTTGGATGGGATTCACTGCCAGGTCTACTCAAGAATTGTCCAAATCTCGAAACCCTTGTTTTAAAG CGTCTTATCCACAAGTATAACAAGGCATGTGGGAACGTGTGCTGTTGTAAACGTCCGAAGCATCCTTCTTGCCTTTCATCTTCTCCGGTGAAGGTGCTAAAGATTTTTCTGTTTGATGACAACGATGAAGAAGACGGGTCAGAAATACTGCAGATTAGGTATTTCTTGGAGAAAATGCCGCGTCTTGAACAGTTGATTGTGTACTACAATACGTCGTATGACCCTGCTGTGTTAAACTTATCCAAGAAGCTTCAGAAGGTTCCTAAAGTAGCTTCACCAAAGTGCAAGATCCAGGTAGTCTCTGAGAATCTTAGTTTGACATGCACTGTTCCTTCTTTCTTAACAACGAAATGGTCTGCTCTTCCTCCCGAAGAAGAACATCGCTGGCCTGAGTCTCCTCCTCCTACCGAGATAAAAGATCCCATGCTTATGTATTGTTCTTCCCCAGAAGACGAAGATTACTGGTTCAACTAG
- the LOC104749401 gene encoding F-box/LRR-repeat protein At3g59210, which translates to MDDSSKDVINCLPDNLLCQILSNLSTKEAALTSLLSKRWRYLFALVPNLDFDVFSSLHPEIETQDQTSFIDFVDRVLKLRGKDHIYKFSLKCGDGIEDEDVFPWILNALRHGVSDLALHVSPSLVYWLPSKVFASKTLVRLKIGPKDGPRIKLRNVCLPKLKTLNLDSVVFEESEIGFAKLLSGCPLLEELSLLNLASDHWDSCSVSSKILKRLTLCCAHYPGNPKSVSFDTPNVVYFEYSDNIALKYPKVNFDSLVEASICIRMTNDQKANVRYVSDVDEETEMVGNAMNLVMGICNVKTLYLSCDTLETLNFCCQAIPVFNNLTHLTIESHPELGWESLPNLLKNCPNLETLIFQGLLHKATDRCGDVCLCQGLENSPSCLSSSPVKLLKILKFGETNDGDDMEKEIEQIKNFLEKMPNLELLIIYYNKSENDLVEVSSQLQMVPAVASLKCKIQVISENLSLSSTLPISLSMKYGLHL; encoded by the exons ATGGATGATAGTTCCAAAGATGTAATCAATTGTTTACCAGACAATCTTCTTTGCCAAATCTTGTCAAATCTGTCTACTAAAGAAGCTGCTTTGACATCACTTCTCTCAAAAAGATGGCGGTATCTGTTTGCTCTTGTACCAAATCTTGATTTTGATGTCTTTTCCTCTCTGCATCCCGAGATTGAAACGCAAGACCAGACGAGTTTTATAGATTTTGTGGATAGAGTATTAAAATTGCGAGGGAAAGATCATATCTACAAGTTCTCTCTAAAATGTGGAGATGGCATTGAGGATGAAGACGTCTTCCCTTGGATATTAAATGCTTTGAGACATGGTGTGTCAGATCTTGCTCTACATGTCTCTCCCTCATTGGTTTATTGGCTGCCATCAAAGGTTTTTGCGAGTAAGACACTGGTTAGGCTGAAAATAGGACCTAAAGATGGTCCCAGAATTAAACTGAGAAATGTTTGTCTTCCAAAGCTTAAGACACTAAATCTAGATTCAGTTGTGTTTGAAGAGAGTGAGATTGGGTTTGCAAAGCTTCTTTCTGGTTGTCCACTGCTTGAGGAATTAAGTTTGCTTAATCTTGCTTCGGATCATTGGGATTCTTGCTCTGTGTCTTCCAAAATCCTCAAGAGACTAACGCTTTGTTGTGCACACTATCCCGGAAATCCAAAGAGTGTATCATTTGATACTCCAAATGTTGTCTACTTTGAATATTCTGATAATATTGCGCTAAAGTATCCAAAAGTGAATTTTGATTCGCTGGTTGAAGCTAGTATCTGTATTCGTATGACGAATGATCAAAAAGCAAATGTGAGATATGTATCAGATGTTGATGAGGAAACAGAGATGGTTGGCAATGCAATGAATCTTGTTATGGGAATATGCAATGTGAAGACCCTTTACTTATCTTGTGACACTCTTGAG acaCTTAATTTTTGCTGTCAAGCAATACCTGTATTCAACAATTTGACTCATCTAACTATTGAGAGTCATCCGGAACTAGGATGGGAATCACTGCCAAATCTGCTTAAGAATTGTCCAAATCTTGAAACCCTTATCTTCCAA GGACTCCTTCACAAAGCAACAGATAGATGTGGGGATGTGTGCTTGTGCCAAGGTTTGGAGAATAGTCCATCTTGCTTATCATCAAGTCCGGTGAAGCTTCTAAAGATATTGAAATTTGGAGAAACCAATGATGGTGACGAtatggagaaagagatagagcAGATAAAGAATTTCTTGGAGAAAATGCCAAATCTTGAACTACTGATAATATACTACAATAAATCCGAGAATGATCTAGTTGAAGTGTCAAGCCAACTTCAGATGGTTCCTGCAGTAGCTTCACTCAAGTGCAAGATTCAAGTAATCTCTGAAAACCTTAGCTTGTCATCCACTTTGCCCATTTCCTTGTCGATGAAATATGGATTGCACCTATAG
- the LOC104753259 gene encoding pirin-1-like encodes MPVPSDNSRVPRLVIMKVLAKLEKEGFESVTYMLQGGIIHKDPKGHKGTIQAGDVQWMTAGRGIIHSEFPEEEVNNGLQLWINLPSTDKMIEPKYKEVSSFDIPRAEENGVEVKAIAGDSMGIKTPVYTRTPTMFLDFTLKPGSQTHQTVPESWTTFAYIIEGDEGVFGSLNSSAISAHHVVVFGPGGLVSVWNKSTSRSLRFLLIAGEPIGEPVVQCGPFVMNSQAEIDLAFNDYQNAKNGFEMAKC; translated from the exons ATGCCTGTTCCTTCCGACAACAGTAGGGTACCGAGACTTGTGATCATGAAAGTTCTAGCAAAGCTTGAGAAGGAAG GTTTTGAGAGTGTTACATACATGCTACAGGGAGGAATCATTCACAAAGATCCCAAAGGTCATAAAGGTACAATCCAAGCCGGAGATGTTCAG TGGATGACAGCAGGAAGAGGAATCATTCACTCCGAGTTCCCGGAAGAAGAAGTCAACAATGGTTTACAGCTTTGGATCAATCTCCCTTCCACTGACAAAAT GATCGAACCAAAATATAAAGAGGTATCGAGTTTTGACATCCCGCGAGCAGAAGAAAACGGAGTTGAGGTCAAAGCCATAGCCGGAGACTCCATGGGAATCAAAACTCCAGTCTACACAAGAACACCAACTATGTTCCTTGACTTTACCCTCAAGCCAGGATCTCAAACCCACCAGACCGTTCCAGAATCATGGACCACTTTCGCCTACATTATAGAAGGCGACGAGGGTGTGTTCGGTTCTTTGAACTCTTCCGCTATATCGGCGCATCATGTTGTAGTGTTTGGACCAGGGGGTTTAGTTAGCGTGTGGAACAAGTCAACATCGAGGTCGTTGAGGTTTCTGTTGATTGCAGGGGAACCAATAGGTGAGCCTGTGGTTCAGTGTGGTCCGTTTGTGATGAACTCACAGGCGGAGATCGATTTGGCTTTTAACGATTATCAGAATGCTAAGAACGGGTTTGAAATGGCCAAGTGTTAG
- the LOC109124899 gene encoding putative F-box/FBD/LRR-repeat protein At3g59240, with the protein MDICCKDIISNLPEALICHILSFLTTKEAALTSLLSQKWRYLFAYRPNLDFDDSILYREHEVPILELDEKHRVFMDFVDRVLGLQGNSTIKSFSLQCQDGVYPDCVTRWITSVMERGVSDLDLRVTLNWHDDSMPASVLVSNSLVRLRVESGNGVIIHVGDVFLPKLKTLYLDLVLLTYCGFDNALGKLISSCPVLEELVMINLCWQGYWRRPFSSKTLKSLTFYCQVIDNNPFTVTFDTPNLVYLEYSDHIADEYKKVNFDSLVEASIGLQMTSVQYAHATNGYMVANATDLIMGISNVRILHLFDSTLKVLTFCCEQIPIFKNLNHLSIMTHWEVGWESLPALLKNCPNLETLVFEGLHHKSTIRCEDVDGCLCKSSENSPTCLSSSPVKILKILNFGEICDCYGDDMEKQMEQVEYFLEKMPNLEQMILYYSTPINEDVESQLQRLVASAKASVQVQLISE; encoded by the exons ATGGATATATGTTGCAAAGATATAATCAGCAATCTACCAGAAGCTCTGATTTGTCACATATTGTCGTTTCTCACCACAAAGGAAGCAGCTTTGACTTCACTTCTCTCCCAAAAGTGGCGCTATCTCTTTGCTTACAGACCAAATCTTGATTTCGATGACTCTATATTATATCGTGAACATGAAGTTCCTATCCTAGAATTGGATGAGAAACACAGAGTGTTTATGGATTTCGTAGATAGAGTGCTTGGTTTGCAGGGTAATTCTACTATTAAAAGCTTCTCTCTTCAGTGTCAAGATGGTGTTTATCCAGATTGTGTCACTCGTTGGATAACTAGTGTCATGGAACGTGGAGTATCAGATCTTGATTTACGCGTTACTCTGAATTGGCACGATGATTCGATGCCTGCAAGTGTCCTTGTGAGCAACTCACTGGTTAGGTTGAGAGTGGAATCTGGAAATGGTGTTATCATTCATGTGGGAgatgtttttcttccaaagcTTAAGACTCTCTATCTTGATTTAGTTTTGTTAACATATTGTGGTTTCGATAATGCCCTTGGGAAGCTTATCTCATCTTGTCCTGTGCTTGAGGAACTAGTCATGATCAATCTATGCTGGCAAGGTTATTGGAGGCGCCCTTTCTCTTCAAAAACCCTCAAGAGTCTAACTTTCTACTGTCAAGTGATTGATAATAACCCGTTTACTGTTACATTTGATACGCCGAATCTCGTCTACTTGGAATACTCAGATCATATTGCGGACGAGTATAAAAaggtgaattttgattcactTGTTGAAGCTAGTATCGGTCTTCAAATGACAAGTGTTCAGTATGCACATGCAACCAACGGGTATATGGTCGCTAATGCAACAGATCTTATTATGGGGATAAGCAATGTTAGGATCCTTCACTTATTTGACAGCACTCTTAAG gTTCTTACTTTCTGCTGTGAACAAATACCCATATTCAAGAACCTGAATCATTTAAGTATTATGACTCACTGGGAAGTGGGATGGGAATCATTGCCGGCTCTACTCAAGAATTGTCCAAATCTTGAAACCCTCGTCTTTGAA GGACTCCATCACAAAAGTACAATTAGATGTGAGGACGTTGACGGGTGCCTATGCAAATCTTCTGAGAACAGTCCCACTTGCTTATCATCAAGCCCCGTAAAGATTCTAAAGATATTGaattttggtgagatttgtgaTTGCTATGGTGATGACATGGAGAAGCAGATGGAGCAAGTAGAGTATTTCCTGGAGAAAATGCCGAATCTTGAACAAATGATATTGTACTATAGTACACCGATCAATGAAGATGTGGAAAGCCAACTTCAGAGGCTAGTAGCTTCAGCCAAGGCCAGTGTCCAAGTCCAACTAATCTCTGAATAA